One window from the genome of Salisaeta longa DSM 21114 encodes:
- a CDS encoding TonB-dependent receptor translates to MFTSLSRAFWCTVFAVFFVAVSAPAAHAQDTGAMAGVVVDSETGDPMPGTNVAVVGTSTGTSTDLNGRYKLTGLAPGQYDLVFSFIGYQQKTVTGVEVNAGETTTLDIALSSETKQLEQVTVTAAVAQNTEAGLLRERQKSAAMSNAISAEAIGQTGAGSAADAMKKVTGASVVGGKYVVVRGLGGRYSNTQLNGVDLPSSDPETNSVQFDLFPAGMLKNVTTIKTFTPDRPGNFSGGLVNIATKDFPTELNVKFSTSVKVNPQVHFTDDFVKYPGGSLDWLGYGSGDRAMPGVLAGLAPNQIPDGPAFVNGSGEAAQYDAISKAFNNTMGPSAGYAPVDMGYSFTAGNQLGLFGRDLGYVFSLSYDRSSSYYDAGRTGRYTIVSRSGEKALDDIIALDDEQGTSEATVGALANVSYKVTSNHEFGVNLFYTNTGTSTTRFQRGTWTEIGAQDQLVNRTLLYNERSVFSTQVRGKSYFPSLNDALIEWQAARAKTTQEDPDRRFFASVDRAGPGGHEAFNQGLREPSRIFRNMDETKYSAQLDVAVPFTLLTRKSEIKAGGAYSTSDRFFGERGFSFNRPDPQANLQFNGDAASYFSDPNQGLVGTDANGNPIWGLTINDQTSPFSDYTGDRTIQAGYAMVDLQLTDALRFIGGARLETTEITVQATPDSIGQIDTEDILPSLNLVYALREDMNLRAAATRTLARPTFREIAPYPSFSFIQGEIRIGNPSLRRTLITNLDLRWEWFRRPGEVLAFSVYYKDMDQPIEKAFIGSSSNTGSQLTWKNVEQAEVYGAEVEARTRLDYIHAALDHFTFGANASFTESQISVPCLEFAPNGTTCLRGELAFRQANNQPGTRDLQGQSPFLVNLDLSYDNPQTGTSGGLFFNIFGERLAVVSAGTTPDVYEQPRPQLDFTFSQRLLDSWSVSFEASNLLNSAYEQTYSFNNRSVVYQRYQAGRSFSLGFTYEPY, encoded by the coding sequence ATGTTTACCTCCTTATCCCGTGCCTTCTGGTGCACGGTGTTTGCAGTTTTCTTCGTGGCCGTATCGGCCCCCGCGGCGCACGCGCAAGATACGGGCGCCATGGCCGGGGTAGTCGTCGATAGCGAGACCGGCGACCCGATGCCCGGCACCAACGTGGCGGTTGTGGGCACCTCTACCGGCACCTCTACCGACCTCAACGGCCGCTACAAGCTCACGGGGCTGGCGCCTGGACAATACGACCTCGTGTTTTCCTTCATCGGCTACCAGCAGAAAACGGTAACCGGCGTAGAGGTTAACGCCGGTGAGACGACAACGCTCGATATTGCCCTCAGCTCAGAGACGAAGCAGCTGGAGCAGGTAACCGTGACGGCGGCCGTGGCCCAAAACACCGAGGCAGGGTTGCTCCGCGAGCGGCAAAAATCGGCGGCCATGAGCAACGCCATCAGCGCCGAGGCCATCGGTCAGACGGGCGCAGGAAGCGCCGCCGACGCCATGAAGAAGGTGACCGGCGCCTCCGTCGTTGGCGGAAAGTACGTGGTGGTGCGCGGACTGGGCGGGCGCTATTCCAATACGCAGCTCAACGGCGTCGATCTCCCCAGCTCGGATCCCGAGACCAATTCGGTGCAGTTCGACCTCTTTCCAGCGGGCATGCTCAAAAATGTGACCACCATAAAAACGTTTACGCCCGATCGGCCCGGCAACTTCAGCGGTGGGCTCGTGAATATTGCCACGAAGGATTTTCCCACCGAGCTCAACGTCAAGTTCTCCACGTCGGTAAAGGTGAATCCGCAGGTGCACTTCACCGATGACTTTGTGAAGTACCCGGGGGGCTCGCTCGACTGGCTCGGGTACGGCAGCGGCGATCGCGCAATGCCCGGTGTGCTTGCGGGCTTGGCGCCCAACCAAATTCCGGACGGGCCGGCCTTTGTAAACGGCAGCGGCGAAGCTGCGCAGTACGATGCCATCTCGAAGGCCTTTAACAACACCATGGGCCCCAGCGCGGGCTACGCGCCGGTTGACATGGGCTACTCGTTTACGGCGGGCAACCAGCTCGGGCTGTTTGGCCGCGACCTCGGATACGTCTTCAGCCTCTCGTACGATCGTTCGTCGTCGTACTACGATGCCGGACGTACCGGGCGCTATACCATTGTGAGCCGATCGGGCGAGAAGGCGTTGGACGACATCATTGCTCTGGACGACGAACAGGGCACCAGCGAAGCCACGGTGGGTGCCCTGGCGAACGTATCCTACAAGGTGACCTCCAACCACGAGTTTGGGGTCAACCTGTTTTACACCAACACCGGAACCTCTACCACGCGCTTTCAGCGGGGCACGTGGACGGAGATTGGCGCTCAAGACCAGCTCGTCAACCGCACGCTCTTGTACAACGAGCGGAGCGTCTTTTCCACGCAGGTGCGCGGCAAGAGCTACTTCCCATCGCTCAACGATGCGCTGATCGAGTGGCAGGCAGCGCGCGCGAAAACCACGCAGGAAGACCCCGATCGGCGCTTCTTCGCCTCGGTAGATCGCGCCGGTCCCGGCGGGCATGAAGCCTTCAACCAGGGGCTGCGTGAGCCGTCGCGTATTTTCCGCAACATGGACGAGACCAAGTACTCGGCCCAGCTCGACGTTGCCGTGCCGTTTACGCTGCTTACGCGCAAGTCGGAGATCAAGGCCGGAGGCGCCTACAGCACCAGCGACCGATTCTTTGGCGAGCGCGGCTTTTCCTTCAACCGGCCCGACCCGCAGGCCAACCTCCAGTTTAACGGAGACGCTGCGTCCTACTTCTCCGACCCCAACCAGGGCCTTGTGGGCACCGATGCCAACGGCAATCCCATTTGGGGCCTGACGATCAACGACCAGACGTCGCCCTTCAGCGACTATACCGGCGACCGCACCATTCAGGCGGGCTACGCAATGGTCGACCTGCAACTGACCGACGCGCTGCGCTTCATTGGCGGCGCGCGCCTGGAGACGACGGAGATCACCGTGCAAGCGACGCCCGACAGCATCGGGCAGATTGACACCGAGGACATCCTGCCGTCCCTCAACCTTGTGTACGCGCTGCGCGAGGATATGAACTTGCGTGCAGCGGCTACGCGCACGCTGGCGCGTCCCACGTTTCGGGAAATTGCGCCGTATCCTAGCTTCAGCTTCATTCAGGGCGAAATTCGCATTGGCAACCCCAGCCTGCGACGCACCCTCATCACCAACCTGGATCTGCGGTGGGAGTGGTTCCGGCGCCCTGGCGAGGTGCTGGCCTTCAGCGTCTACTATAAGGACATGGACCAGCCGATTGAGAAGGCATTTATTGGGAGCTCGTCAAACACCGGCTCGCAGCTCACTTGGAAGAATGTGGAGCAGGCCGAGGTGTACGGAGCCGAGGTCGAGGCCCGCACGCGTCTCGATTACATCCACGCCGCGCTCGACCACTTCACGTTTGGCGCCAACGCGTCATTTACCGAATCACAGATTTCCGTACCCTGTCTCGAATTCGCTCCCAACGGCACAACGTGCCTCCGTGGCGAGCTGGCATTCCGGCAGGCCAACAATCAGCCCGGCACGCGCGATTTGCAGGGCCAGTCGCCGTTCCTGGTGAATCTCGACCTGAGCTATGACAACCCGCAAACCGGGACGTCGGGCGGGCTGTTTTTCAACATCTTTGGCGAGCGCCTCGCGGTTGTTTCCGCCGGTACAACCCCCGACGTGTACGAACAGCCGCGCCCGCAGCTCGACTTCACCTTCTCGCAGCGCTTGCTGGATAGCTGGTCGGTGAGCTTCGAAGCGTCGAACCTGCTGAATAGTGCCTACGAACAGACGTATTCCTTCAACAACCGGTCGGTGGTGTACCAGCGCTACCAGGCCGGGCGCAGCTTTTCGCTGGGCTTTACCTACGAACCGTACTAA
- a CDS encoding PKD domain-containing protein, whose protein sequence is MFHSLRTPPFGRLLALLLVPFLVLTGCDSGGENGGGGEEEQVPTASFTSTVNGFEVTFDASGSTDPDGGTIQSYTWEFGDGTSGTGATVSHTYQAIGDYDVTLEVIDDEGQTASSSSTVTVNPDQIVVSDDITANTTWTADKTYILNGLIFVNPGVTLTIEPGTVIKGRSQNQITTNDGASALIIRRDGNIEAAGTADSPIIFTSTADDLEDPADLGPSDRGLWGGLIVLGNAPISEPGSPTVEGVPDSEGARFGGDDPADDSGTLQYISIRHGGFSISGVSGDEINGLTLGAVGSGTTIDHIEVFANLDDGIEWFGGTVHATHLAVAFCGDDSFDWDTGFRGTGQYWFTIQAPDAGGRGAELDGFDTVTNDNQDLFSDPVVVNATLLGSGTTSSLSDNAMRFRNGGAGEWYNSLIGSFPAGGLRIDTDDAAADNFNDGFLVLRNNVYFSFGGGSDIPSIVEGTQFDSAIAQANTFQDPGVSISRTADGGLDPRPTASGLPTPEAKANFDNAVPQGTSAPDLTPIEDVNYLGAFAPGQPLWTDGWTALSQTGFTAN, encoded by the coding sequence ATGTTTCATTCCCTACGCACCCCGCCGTTTGGGCGGCTGCTTGCGCTGCTTCTCGTGCCCTTTCTCGTACTCACCGGCTGCGACAGCGGCGGTGAAAACGGAGGTGGTGGCGAAGAAGAGCAAGTGCCCACGGCTTCGTTCACGTCTACCGTGAACGGTTTTGAGGTAACGTTCGACGCCAGCGGCAGCACCGACCCCGATGGCGGCACCATTCAATCCTACACCTGGGAGTTTGGTGACGGCACCTCCGGCACCGGAGCCACGGTTTCGCACACCTACCAGGCCATTGGCGACTACGACGTCACGCTGGAAGTGATTGATGATGAAGGCCAAACCGCTTCATCGTCCAGCACCGTCACCGTCAATCCTGACCAGATCGTGGTCTCGGACGACATCACGGCAAACACCACCTGGACGGCCGATAAGACGTACATCCTTAACGGACTCATTTTCGTGAACCCGGGTGTTACGCTCACGATTGAGCCGGGTACGGTCATTAAGGGCCGCAGCCAGAATCAGATCACCACGAATGACGGCGCCAGCGCGCTCATCATTCGCCGCGACGGCAACATTGAAGCCGCGGGAACGGCCGACAGCCCGATCATCTTCACGAGCACGGCCGACGACCTGGAGGATCCCGCAGATCTGGGCCCGTCCGATCGCGGGCTGTGGGGTGGCCTCATCGTACTGGGCAATGCGCCGATCAGCGAGCCCGGAAGCCCGACGGTTGAAGGTGTTCCGGACAGTGAGGGCGCGCGCTTCGGTGGCGACGACCCCGCCGACGACTCCGGTACGCTGCAGTACATCTCCATCCGCCACGGCGGCTTCTCGATCTCCGGTGTCTCGGGCGACGAGATCAACGGCCTGACGCTTGGTGCCGTTGGATCGGGCACGACCATCGACCACATCGAGGTCTTCGCCAACCTGGACGACGGCATTGAGTGGTTCGGCGGCACGGTGCACGCCACGCACCTTGCGGTGGCCTTCTGCGGTGACGATTCCTTTGACTGGGATACCGGCTTCCGGGGCACGGGCCAGTACTGGTTCACCATCCAGGCCCCCGATGCTGGCGGCCGCGGCGCAGAGCTTGACGGCTTTGACACCGTAACCAACGACAACCAGGATCTATTCTCGGATCCGGTGGTGGTCAACGCCACGCTGCTGGGCTCGGGCACGACCTCCAGCCTGAGTGACAATGCCATGCGCTTCCGTAACGGCGGGGCCGGCGAGTGGTACAACTCGCTGATTGGGTCCTTCCCGGCCGGTGGCCTGCGCATCGACACCGACGATGCTGCGGCGGATAACTTTAACGATGGCTTCCTCGTGCTGCGCAACAACGTGTACTTCAGCTTTGGCGGCGGAAGCGACATTCCGTCCATTGTGGAAGGCACGCAGTTCGACAGCGCCATCGCGCAAGCGAATACGTTCCAGGACCCGGGCGTTAGCATCAGCCGCACGGCCGATGGTGGCCTTGATCCGCGTCCGACGGCCAGTGGCCTGCCGACGCCCGAGGCCAAAGCGAACTTCGATAACGCTGTGCCGCAAGGCACCTCGGCGCCCGACCTTACGCCGATCGAAGACGTGAATTACCTTGGCGCGTTTGCTCCGGGGCAGCCGCTGTGGACCGACGGCTGGACGGCCCTCTCGCAAACCGGCTTTACCGCCAACTAA
- the hemA gene encoding glutamyl-tRNA reductase: protein MTFYAFGLNHEHSTVASTEAFALSSDEQDALYRMLDLSANAEVVLLSTCNRTEVYLYGTADDVSRVQHALSARAMMRWPNDAFLLEDEAAVQHILHVASGIKSMVLGDGQILAQVKDAYQRAVAADAVDTLLHRLMHTAFRAAKRVANETALSSGAASVSTAAVAMALDHFDETATHDLQGRHVLLVGAGQMGRLALSAVRKQAPASITITNRSPERAEALAAAVEADTCPWAARHAAVEAADMVIVATGAPEPVLHAHLLPERAGTDTATLLVDIAMPRNIDPAIDARAGYRVLDLDDLNAWTQRVRAERATELPKARALCDELVGDYVTWVFHQQALQPAIQSIRDTFEHIRQQEMQRHAHDKGMSRDAVDRLTRSIMQKLLAVPVVHLKNVDPDSIDFVRGIKLLHALFARQTGDEAPQLDRKPSEHQPRLDDAPGPCPFGEQSAQPPRIELLNEALQPSVSSS from the coding sequence ATGACGTTTTACGCGTTTGGGCTAAATCACGAACACAGCACCGTAGCCTCTACGGAAGCATTTGCCTTGAGCAGCGACGAACAGGACGCCCTGTACCGCATGCTCGATCTCAGCGCGAACGCCGAGGTGGTGCTCTTGTCGACGTGCAACCGGACCGAGGTGTACCTGTACGGCACCGCCGATGATGTGTCGCGCGTGCAGCATGCGCTGAGCGCCCGCGCCATGATGCGCTGGCCCAACGATGCCTTTCTGCTGGAAGACGAAGCCGCTGTGCAACACATCTTGCACGTGGCCAGCGGCATCAAGTCGATGGTACTGGGCGACGGGCAGATTCTCGCACAGGTTAAAGATGCGTACCAGCGCGCGGTGGCCGCGGATGCCGTAGACACGTTGCTGCACCGCCTGATGCACACGGCGTTTCGGGCCGCGAAGCGCGTGGCCAACGAGACGGCGCTTTCGAGCGGGGCTGCGTCGGTGTCGACCGCGGCGGTGGCGATGGCGCTGGATCACTTCGACGAAACCGCTACGCACGATCTGCAGGGCCGCCACGTACTGCTTGTGGGCGCCGGGCAGATGGGGCGCTTGGCGCTGAGTGCTGTGCGGAAGCAGGCGCCGGCGTCCATCACCATCACCAACCGTTCGCCCGAGCGGGCTGAAGCATTGGCGGCGGCGGTGGAGGCCGACACCTGTCCGTGGGCCGCGCGGCATGCGGCCGTAGAAGCCGCTGACATGGTGATTGTAGCCACCGGCGCGCCGGAGCCCGTGCTGCATGCCCATCTGCTCCCGGAGCGCGCGGGCACCGATACGGCCACGTTGCTAGTGGACATTGCGATGCCGCGCAACATCGACCCGGCCATCGACGCGCGCGCCGGGTACCGCGTCCTCGACCTCGACGACCTGAATGCCTGGACGCAGCGCGTACGGGCCGAGCGCGCCACCGAACTTCCGAAAGCCCGCGCCCTATGCGACGAGCTGGTGGGCGATTACGTGACGTGGGTGTTCCATCAACAGGCGCTGCAGCCCGCGATTCAGTCGATCCGCGACACCTTCGAGCACATCCGGCAGCAGGAGATGCAGCGCCATGCGCACGACAAGGGCATGAGCCGCGATGCGGTCGATCGCCTCACGCGGTCCATTATGCAAAAGCTGCTGGCCGTACCGGTGGTGCACCTCAAAAACGTAGACCCCGACAGCATCGATTTTGTGCGGGGCATCAAGCTGCTGCATGCCCTGTTTGCGCGGCAAACCGGCGACGAGGCCCCACAGCTCGATCGCAAGCCGTCGGAGCATCAACCGCGCCTCGACGACGCGCCGGGCCCTTGTCCGTTTGGCGAGCAGTCCGCACAGCCGCCCCGTATCGAGCTGCTCAACGAAGCCCTGCAACCCTCCGTCTCCTCTTCGTAA
- the hemC gene encoding hydroxymethylbilane synthase, which produces MLPDPLILGTRGSELALWQANYVRRRLQAAGHAVRIETIRTKGDRVQDVPITQIGDEAVFTKELDRALLAGRIHVAVHSLKDLPSQLPDGLTLAAIAERAAPFDAFVAHPSFAGDLRDLPNGATVATASLRRKAQLKAWRPDLNVVPVRGNVDSRLEKLDASDWHGMILAQAGLERMGLADRIREPVPTAIMVPAVGQGALGIACAADQSALATRLHAVLHHEETGRAARAERTFMQAVGGGCQVPTGAWARVAPDGGVVIDGCIAALEGAPCYRERRTATPEQAARVARELAHALLAAGGRAVLETIVGAHPAPGPHSDQ; this is translated from the coding sequence ATGCTGCCCGATCCTCTCATTCTCGGCACGCGCGGCAGCGAGCTGGCGCTTTGGCAGGCGAACTATGTCCGCCGCCGCTTGCAGGCCGCGGGCCACGCGGTGCGCATCGAAACCATCCGCACGAAGGGCGACCGCGTGCAGGACGTGCCCATCACGCAAATAGGCGACGAGGCGGTCTTTACGAAGGAACTGGATCGTGCGCTACTCGCCGGCCGCATCCACGTGGCGGTGCACTCGCTCAAAGATTTGCCCTCGCAGCTGCCGGACGGCCTCACGCTGGCAGCCATTGCCGAGCGCGCGGCGCCGTTTGACGCGTTTGTGGCCCACCCCTCGTTTGCAGGCGATCTGCGTGATTTGCCCAACGGCGCGACGGTAGCCACGGCATCGCTGCGACGCAAAGCGCAGCTGAAGGCCTGGCGCCCCGACCTGAACGTGGTGCCGGTGCGCGGCAACGTGGATAGCCGCCTGGAAAAGCTGGATGCGAGCGATTGGCACGGCATGATTCTAGCGCAGGCCGGCTTGGAGCGCATGGGGCTGGCCGATCGCATCCGCGAACCGGTACCTACGGCGATCATGGTGCCGGCGGTAGGGCAGGGCGCCCTGGGCATTGCATGCGCCGCAGATCAGTCTGCCTTGGCCACGCGCCTGCATGCGGTGCTCCACCACGAGGAGACGGGCCGCGCGGCGCGCGCCGAACGAACGTTTATGCAAGCCGTGGGCGGCGGCTGTCAGGTGCCTACCGGGGCCTGGGCGCGCGTTGCCCCCGACGGCGGCGTCGTCATCGACGGTTGTATTGCTGCATTGGAGGGCGCGCCGTGCTACCGCGAGCGCCGTACGGCCACGCCAGAGCAAGCCGCCCGCGTCGCCCGCGAGCTTGCCCACGCGTTGCTCGCGGCCGGCGGGCGCGCCGTGCTCGAAACCATCGTCGGGGCGCACCCCGCGCCGGGCCCACACTCAGATCAATAA
- a CDS encoding uroporphyrinogen-III synthase, whose translation MPHVALLRSAASSTSDPYVQAFAQDGWTASCHPVLRFTFPQQEALEAELARAARYGALLVTSPRAVRALEQAWEGQAPSAWRAKPAYAVGPKTAQALRALGLRPVGHDAGSARQLASRLKATDAPFLFLCGNRRRDTLPNALREQGLSYTEQVVYHTHLRTDVTLPDTVDWIAVFSPSGRKALAASGIDPSAYQIAAIGPTTAAALREASCTVAAVAASPSPAALQQAVGAAEAKR comes from the coding sequence ATGCCGCATGTTGCTCTGTTGCGCAGTGCGGCGTCGTCTACCAGCGACCCGTACGTGCAGGCATTTGCCCAGGACGGGTGGACGGCCTCGTGCCATCCGGTCCTCCGGTTTACCTTTCCGCAGCAGGAAGCGTTGGAAGCGGAGCTCGCGCGTGCAGCCAGGTACGGCGCGCTCCTCGTCACCAGCCCGCGTGCGGTGCGCGCACTGGAGCAGGCCTGGGAGGGCCAGGCCCCATCGGCATGGCGCGCGAAGCCGGCCTACGCCGTAGGCCCCAAGACGGCCCAGGCGCTGCGCGCCCTCGGCCTGCGGCCCGTGGGACATGACGCGGGGTCGGCCAGGCAGCTCGCCAGCCGCCTGAAGGCCACCGACGCGCCATTCTTGTTCTTGTGCGGAAACCGCCGACGGGATACGTTGCCCAACGCGTTGCGCGAGCAGGGCCTTTCGTACACCGAGCAGGTTGTGTACCACACGCACCTGCGCACCGATGTGACGCTGCCCGACACCGTGGATTGGATTGCGGTTTTTAGCCCCTCCGGACGCAAGGCGCTGGCCGCGAGCGGCATCGACCCCTCGGCCTATCAGATCGCCGCGATTGGACCCACCACGGCCGCGGCCCTGCGCGAAGCCTCGTGCACGGTGGCCGCCGTCGCCGCATCGCCATCTCCTGCCGCGCTTCAGCAAGCCGTTGGGGCTGCGGAAGCCAAACGATGA
- a CDS encoding TonB-dependent receptor, translated as MRRTATRWLFVLVLLAMPAGTAWAQGTTASMTGRVVTVGGEMLPGVNVVATHQPTGTKYGSATNANGRFTILNMRVGGPYTVRASFVGYETVTRTGITLQLGEKQTVNFELQEATAELEGVTVTAEQGQVINENRMGAATNISEAQIDELPTIDRSLQDFARLTPQYGGGGSFGGANDRYNSIQIDGATLDDVFGLGEAVPGSQAGTQPISLDAIKEFNIDLAPFDVRNSGFTGGMINAITKSGTNEFTGSLRYMTRSEQFTGDLNGIGTGTYSERYIVGTLGGPIIEDELFFFVSGEIVRQDNPLNATVGGGGINSFQLSDNLLNQFGYPDTRAVLSDIADITQNVYNYNPGGISPLTQEQNSNKVLAKLDWNINPNHRLTLRHNYVKGTDDQGVGRGQTNFSFGNGGYTFESVQNSTVLQLNSNFGTQWFNEFRAVYTRIRDERALDGGGFPAAEVEFSADREVNVGVGRFSQANRLDQDLLEVTNNLGYTIGNHTLTFGTSNKMWHFENLFIQDYFGSYEFNALEFPNGEVVSPVTAYRNGQPIEYFYSYATEAADSNKPIASFTAFQAGAYVQDEWQALENLQVTAGLRVDVPIIPDDPTFNPTAFEAFGRSTANVASGNPLFSPRVGFNYSNEFIGDLSTQVRGGAGLFAGNPPFVWVSNQYSNTGADFNRLDADFSFINYTMDPQACADAEEQETSPACRYNPDARFVPTTSGTEPANQPKPGGNNQLSPIATTEINLMSDDFKYPQVLRTNFAIDQELPGDFVLTLEGLYSNTMSDIVVRNLNAQQVNPNAADAPYGLSASKYGRPIYGIPTTSVVNRLSPQFTNALLLENTSRGYSYSATVQVQRRVAQGLNGSIAYTYTDNESVNSGSSSRAISNWQYNETFDVNNPQLGNSDYLVKHRIIGDLTYRFQYADRFATSVGLVYEGRIGYPFSWVYNGNANGDTRDDNDLVYVPANQNDIVLTTNNWEQMNAFIESQSGLNEYRGTFAERNSDFAPWTHKIDLQFSQTVRTFAGQKVEIEATLENALNALNDDWGRVQTVSFNNEFAWGFEGYVTPDDVGTRMGGRILTQDDVGKPVVAFQEDVVYDKITGDLFNLFDIASRWQLQLGVKYTF; from the coding sequence ATGAGGCGGACAGCTACGCGATGGCTTTTCGTATTGGTGCTACTGGCCATGCCAGCGGGCACCGCGTGGGCCCAAGGAACCACCGCATCGATGACGGGGCGCGTTGTCACCGTCGGTGGCGAAATGCTTCCCGGCGTGAACGTGGTGGCCACCCACCAACCCACCGGCACCAAATACGGCTCGGCGACCAACGCCAACGGGCGTTTCACCATCCTGAACATGCGAGTGGGCGGCCCCTACACCGTGCGCGCATCGTTCGTGGGTTATGAAACGGTCACACGCACCGGGATCACCCTTCAGCTCGGCGAAAAGCAAACAGTTAATTTCGAGCTGCAAGAAGCGACGGCCGAGTTGGAAGGCGTCACGGTGACGGCCGAGCAAGGGCAAGTCATCAACGAGAACCGGATGGGGGCGGCGACCAACATCAGCGAAGCTCAAATTGACGAGCTGCCCACCATCGACCGGTCGCTGCAGGACTTTGCGCGCCTCACGCCGCAGTACGGCGGTGGCGGCAGCTTTGGCGGTGCCAACGACCGCTACAACAGCATCCAGATTGACGGCGCTACGCTTGATGACGTGTTTGGGCTGGGCGAAGCCGTACCGGGCAGTCAGGCCGGCACGCAGCCCATCAGCCTCGATGCGATCAAGGAGTTCAACATCGACCTGGCGCCGTTCGATGTGCGCAACAGCGGTTTTACGGGCGGCATGATCAATGCCATCACCAAAAGCGGAACGAACGAATTTACCGGTTCGCTGCGCTATATGACGCGCAGCGAGCAGTTCACGGGCGACCTGAACGGCATTGGCACCGGCACCTATAGCGAGCGCTACATCGTTGGAACGCTTGGAGGGCCCATCATTGAAGATGAGCTCTTTTTCTTTGTGTCGGGCGAAATTGTGCGCCAGGACAACCCGCTCAACGCAACCGTTGGCGGCGGGGGCATCAACTCGTTCCAGCTGTCCGATAATCTCTTGAACCAATTCGGGTATCCCGATACACGCGCCGTACTGTCGGACATTGCCGACATCACGCAGAACGTGTACAACTACAACCCGGGCGGCATTAGCCCGCTGACGCAAGAGCAAAACAGCAATAAGGTGCTGGCGAAGCTCGACTGGAACATAAATCCCAACCATCGCCTCACGCTGCGTCATAACTACGTGAAAGGAACGGACGATCAGGGCGTTGGCCGTGGGCAGACGAATTTCTCGTTTGGCAACGGCGGCTACACGTTCGAGAGCGTGCAGAACTCCACGGTGCTGCAACTTAACAGCAACTTCGGCACCCAGTGGTTCAACGAGTTCCGGGCCGTGTACACGCGCATCCGTGATGAACGTGCGCTGGACGGGGGCGGCTTTCCGGCCGCAGAGGTCGAATTTTCAGCCGACCGCGAAGTGAACGTGGGCGTGGGCCGCTTCAGCCAGGCCAATCGCCTCGATCAAGACCTTCTGGAAGTGACCAACAATCTTGGCTACACCATTGGGAACCACACCTTGACGTTCGGCACGAGCAACAAGATGTGGCACTTCGAAAACCTGTTCATTCAGGACTATTTTGGGTCGTATGAATTCAACGCGCTTGAATTCCCGAACGGCGAGGTGGTGAGCCCGGTGACGGCGTACCGCAACGGTCAGCCGATTGAGTACTTCTACAGCTACGCCACGGAAGCAGCCGATTCGAACAAGCCCATCGCCAGCTTTACGGCCTTTCAGGCGGGGGCCTACGTGCAAGACGAGTGGCAGGCCCTTGAAAACCTGCAGGTGACGGCTGGATTGCGCGTGGACGTACCGATTATTCCGGACGACCCCACGTTTAACCCGACAGCGTTCGAGGCCTTTGGTCGCAGCACGGCCAACGTGGCCAGCGGCAACCCGCTGTTCTCGCCCCGTGTCGGGTTTAATTACAGCAACGAGTTCATTGGGGACCTCTCGACGCAGGTGCGCGGCGGGGCTGGGCTCTTTGCCGGCAACCCACCCTTTGTGTGGGTCTCGAACCAGTACAGCAACACCGGAGCTGACTTCAACCGCCTCGATGCAGACTTCTCGTTCATCAATTACACGATGGACCCGCAGGCGTGCGCTGATGCAGAAGAGCAGGAAACATCACCCGCCTGCCGCTATAACCCGGATGCGCGCTTTGTGCCCACGACCAGCGGCACCGAACCTGCCAATCAACCAAAACCGGGCGGAAACAATCAGCTGTCGCCGATTGCGACGACCGAGATCAACCTGATGTCGGACGACTTCAAGTACCCGCAGGTGCTGCGCACAAACTTCGCGATTGACCAGGAGCTGCCGGGCGACTTTGTGCTGACGCTTGAGGGCCTGTACTCGAACACGATGAGTGACATTGTGGTGCGTAACCTCAATGCGCAGCAGGTGAACCCGAACGCCGCCGATGCGCCGTACGGCTTGAGCGCCTCGAAGTACGGCCGTCCGATTTATGGCATCCCGACGACGTCTGTCGTGAACCGCCTCAGCCCACAGTTCACCAATGCGCTGTTGCTGGAGAACACCTCGAGGGGTTACTCCTACAGTGCGACGGTGCAGGTGCAACGCCGCGTGGCGCAGGGCCTCAATGGGTCGATCGCGTACACGTACACGGACAACGAAAGCGTGAACAGCGGCAGCTCGAGCCGGGCGATCTCCAACTGGCAGTACAACGAGACCTTCGACGTAAACAACCCACAACTGGGCAACAGCGACTACCTGGTGAAGCACCGCATCATTGGTGACCTCACCTACCGCTTTCAGTACGCCGATCGGTTTGCGACGTCGGTGGGCCTCGTGTACGAGGGCCGCATTGGATACCCGTTCAGCTGGGTGTACAACGGCAACGCCAACGGCGACACGCGCGATGATAACGACCTCGTGTACGTGCCGGCAAACCAAAACGACATCGTGCTCACCACCAACAACTGGGAGCAGATGAACGCATTCATCGAGAGCCAGTCCGGCCTCAACGAATACCGCGGCACGTTCGCCGAGCGTAACTCGGACTTTGCGCCGTGGACGCACAAAATCGACCTGCAGTTCTCGCAGACGGTGCGTACGTTTGCCGGGCAGAAGGTTGAAATTGAGGCGACCCTCGAAAACGCCCTGAACGCTCTCAACGACGACTGGGGCCGGGTGCAGACGGTGAGCTTCAACAACGAGTTTGCTTGGGGCTTCGAAGGCTATGTGACGCCCGACGACGTCGGCACGCGCATGGGCGGCCGCATCCTGACGCAGGATGACGTGGGCAAGCCCGTTGTGGCCTTCCAGGAAGACGTGGTCTACGATAAGATCACGGGTGATCTGTTCAACCTGTTCGACATTGCTTCCCGCTGGCAGCTTCAGCTGGGCGTAAAGTACACGTTCTAA